A stretch of the Flavobacterium aquiphilum genome encodes the following:
- the aspA gene encoding aspartate ammonia-lyase, whose translation MGTTRKEHDFLGELEIPDHLYYGIQTFRAVENFNITGIPISKEPLFIKALGYVKKAAAMANRDCGALDPKIAGAICYGSDQVIAGKFDKEFVSDMIQGGAGTSVNMNANEVIANIGLEYLGHKKGEYNFLHPNNHVNCSQSTNDAYPSAFRIALYLKMDHFIKTVENLEKAFLAKGNEFKNVLKMGRTQLQDAVPMTLGQEFHSYATTIGEDVLRLKDAQSLVLDINMGATAIGTKVNAPEGYPEICVNYLAKEVGIPLTLSPDLIEATVDTGAYVQIMGTMKRTAVKISKICNDLRLLSSGPRTGLNEINLPPRQPGSSIMPGKVNPVIPEVANQACFYVIGQDLTVTMAAEAGQLQLNVMEPVIAFAMFTSFDYLSNAIQTLIDKCIVGITANEQHCYNMVMNSIGIVTQLNPIIGYEESASIAGEALKTGKSVHQIAVVERKLITQEKWDEIYSLENLINPKFITS comes from the coding sequence ATGGGAACAACAAGAAAAGAACACGATTTTTTGGGAGAATTGGAAATTCCAGATCATCTATATTACGGAATACAAACTTTTAGGGCCGTTGAGAATTTTAACATAACCGGTATTCCAATTTCAAAAGAGCCATTGTTTATTAAGGCATTGGGTTATGTGAAAAAAGCGGCAGCTATGGCCAACAGGGATTGCGGAGCTTTGGATCCAAAAATAGCCGGAGCCATTTGTTATGGTAGCGATCAGGTAATTGCGGGTAAGTTTGATAAAGAATTTGTCAGTGATATGATTCAGGGAGGAGCGGGGACTTCTGTGAATATGAATGCCAATGAGGTCATCGCCAATATTGGATTGGAATATTTAGGTCATAAAAAAGGAGAGTATAACTTCTTGCATCCCAACAATCATGTGAATTGCTCCCAATCAACCAACGACGCCTATCCATCGGCCTTTAGGATAGCATTGTATTTAAAAATGGACCATTTTATAAAAACAGTCGAAAATCTCGAAAAAGCATTTTTAGCCAAAGGCAATGAGTTTAAAAATGTTTTAAAAATGGGAAGAACTCAGCTACAAGATGCAGTGCCAATGACTTTGGGACAAGAATTTCATTCCTATGCAACTACGATAGGTGAAGATGTTTTGAGGTTAAAAGATGCGCAAAGTTTGGTGCTAGACATAAACATGGGGGCAACGGCAATAGGTACCAAAGTAAATGCGCCGGAAGGTTATCCCGAAATTTGTGTTAATTATTTGGCCAAAGAAGTTGGAATTCCATTGACATTGTCGCCAGATTTGATTGAAGCAACTGTTGATACGGGTGCTTATGTGCAAATAATGGGAACCATGAAACGAACTGCTGTTAAAATCTCAAAAATTTGCAATGATTTGAGATTGTTGAGTTCAGGACCAAGAACAGGTCTTAATGAAATAAACCTTCCGCCACGCCAACCGGGTTCGTCCATTATGCCTGGTAAAGTAAATCCGGTAATTCCCGAAGTGGCAAATCAGGCTTGTTTTTATGTGATAGGACAAGATTTGACGGTGACTATGGCTGCTGAAGCAGGACAATTGCAACTAAATGTGATGGAACCGGTAATCGCTTTTGCAATGTTTACTTCATTTGATTATTTGTCAAACGCTATCCAAACATTAATTGATAAATGTATTGTTGGAATTACTGCAAATGAACAGCATTGTTATAACATGGTAATGAACAGCATCGGGATCGTGACTCAACTAAACCCAATCATTGGATATGAAGAAAGTGCCAGTATTGCAGGCGAAGCATTGAAAACCGGAAAAAGTGTCCATCAAATTGCCGTGGTTGAACGTAAATTGATAACCCAGGAAAAATGGGATGAAATTTATTCATTAGAAAATCTAATTAATCCTAAGTTTATTACATCATAA
- a CDS encoding NAD-dependent malic enzyme produces the protein MEDNTGYSILRNPRLNKGSAFTLEEREKYGLQGLLPEAVETIETQIVRIHEQLDNFSKPINQYVYLMQLLENNETLFFKTISNDPVKFLPLVYTPTVGEACQKFGQVSRRPRGLYLSIKDKDNLKKILKNWPEKDVRFTVVTDGGRILGLGDLGIFGLGIPIGKLVLYTSCGGVPPEYTLPIVLDVGTNNEEFLNDPLYPGLKCKRIRGKEFDDFVAAFVAAINEVFPKICIQWEDFPGVDAIKILNNYREKVCTFNDDIQGTAAIAIAGFISISRSMKKRFIDQRFLFLGAGAAAFGIADMLVKKFQRDGLTEDEALGQIWMFDVNGLLVNSRTDLAEHQLQFAHDLEPCTDFAEAILKIKPTAIVGVSTVGGAFNQQVIENMSAINERPIIFPYSNPTSHSECTAEQAYNWSKGKAVFASGSPFAPVEYEGKTFTPGQGNNVFIFPALGLAIFATEAKRVTDDILLTAAEAVAKQVCLTDFEKGLIYPNVADILRVSENVAVKVAEEIFNSGLASVERPESICDFIKSKMYVPEYK, from the coding sequence ATGGAAGACAATACCGGTTATTCAATATTGCGAAATCCCCGATTAAATAAAGGATCTGCTTTTACTTTAGAAGAAAGGGAAAAATATGGTTTGCAAGGATTGTTGCCGGAAGCTGTTGAAACTATCGAAACTCAAATAGTACGTATCCATGAACAACTTGACAATTTTTCCAAACCGATAAATCAATACGTGTACTTAATGCAGTTGTTGGAAAACAATGAAACCTTGTTTTTCAAAACCATTTCTAATGACCCGGTTAAGTTTCTTCCCTTAGTTTACACCCCGACAGTTGGAGAGGCTTGCCAAAAATTTGGTCAAGTTAGCCGAAGACCTAGAGGGTTGTACCTTTCCATAAAAGACAAAGACAATCTAAAGAAGATTCTGAAAAATTGGCCCGAAAAAGATGTGCGGTTTACCGTTGTTACAGACGGTGGTCGTATTTTGGGATTGGGCGATTTAGGTATTTTTGGCTTAGGTATTCCCATCGGTAAATTAGTTCTTTATACCAGTTGTGGAGGCGTCCCGCCCGAATATACGTTACCAATTGTTTTGGATGTGGGTACCAATAATGAAGAGTTTTTGAATGATCCACTGTACCCAGGTTTGAAATGCAAAAGGATTAGAGGTAAGGAATTTGATGATTTTGTAGCTGCTTTTGTAGCAGCCATAAATGAAGTTTTTCCTAAAATATGCATTCAGTGGGAGGACTTCCCCGGAGTCGATGCCATTAAGATTTTAAACAACTACAGAGAGAAAGTCTGTACTTTTAATGATGATATCCAAGGAACTGCAGCGATTGCCATTGCAGGTTTTATTTCAATAAGCCGTTCTATGAAAAAAAGGTTTATTGACCAGCGGTTTTTATTTTTGGGAGCAGGGGCGGCCGCATTTGGCATAGCCGATATGTTAGTCAAAAAGTTTCAAAGAGATGGTTTGACAGAGGATGAAGCTTTAGGGCAAATTTGGATGTTTGATGTAAATGGATTGTTGGTCAATAGCCGAACCGATCTTGCCGAACATCAATTGCAGTTTGCCCACGATTTGGAGCCTTGCACAGACTTTGCCGAAGCTATTCTCAAAATAAAACCTACAGCTATTGTTGGTGTCAGCACTGTTGGTGGAGCTTTCAATCAGCAGGTAATAGAAAACATGAGTGCCATCAATGAAAGACCGATAATTTTTCCTTATTCAAACCCCACTTCCCATTCAGAATGTACTGCTGAGCAAGCTTATAATTGGAGTAAAGGAAAAGCTGTTTTTGCTAGTGGAAGTCCATTTGCCCCAGTTGAATATGAAGGGAAAACCTTTACGCCAGGCCAAGGAAATAATGTCTTTATTTTTCCGGCATTAGGATTAGCCATTTTTGCCACCGAAGCTAAAAGAGTTACGGATGATATTTTATTGACTGCCGCTGAAGCAGTAGCAAAACAAGTGTGTTTGACTGACTTTGAAAAAGGATTGATTTACCCCAATGTTGCCGATATTTTGCGAGTGTCGGAGAATGTCGCTGTGAAAGTTGCCGAAGAAATTTTTAATTCAGGTTTGGCGAGTGTAGAAAGACCTGAAAGCATTTGTGATTTTATCAAAAGTAAAATGTACGTACCCGAATATAAATAA
- a CDS encoding aspartate ammonia-lyase, whose product MKNKGKILLAISFLVLGFGSYGQVQTRTETDLLGEIKVPADAYYGAQAARGMENFQISDQYNNDYPDFIKAWGMIKLACARANTEVGEMPAAKLKLIEPACQELINGKYLDQFKLDLYQGGAGTSTNMNANEVIANIALVKAGLKKGQYDKISPNDDLNMSQSTNDTYPTSLKLTMILHNEHLKEQLGLLAKSFRTLGNKYIDVVKMGRTELQDAVPMTVGQEFHSYATMLEWNIANLDFANKSLMTLNMGGTAIGTGLNAPKGYDIAVIKHLKQITGLEFVNSDDMIAATSSLHGFVVYSSALKTLATTLSKISNDLILLSSGPRNGLYEINLPARQPGSSIMPGKVNPVMPELMALVSYRVIGNDVTVNIAASDGDLQLNAYEPVAGLAIFESQKLLTNTMKAFRVQCIDGITINEKVDAHNLETTIGIVTALNPKLGHHVGDELAKEAQATGKGIIELVREKKLLTEDEIKEILSPANMTGLDKSKYQNK is encoded by the coding sequence ATGAAAAATAAAGGAAAAATTCTATTGGCAATTTCTTTTCTTGTTTTGGGATTTGGCTCCTATGGTCAAGTTCAAACCAGAACCGAAACTGATTTATTAGGGGAAATAAAAGTTCCCGCTGATGCCTATTATGGAGCCCAGGCGGCCAGAGGTATGGAAAATTTTCAAATCTCGGATCAATACAATAACGATTATCCCGATTTTATTAAAGCTTGGGGAATGATAAAATTGGCTTGCGCCCGTGCCAATACCGAAGTGGGCGAAATGCCAGCAGCCAAACTGAAGCTTATCGAACCCGCATGTCAGGAATTGATTAACGGAAAATATCTAGATCAATTCAAATTGGATTTGTATCAAGGAGGTGCAGGAACTTCAACGAATATGAATGCCAATGAAGTTATTGCCAATATCGCACTTGTTAAAGCAGGTCTCAAAAAAGGGCAATATGACAAGATTTCGCCCAATGACGATCTCAATATGTCGCAATCCACCAATGATACCTATCCTACTTCTTTGAAATTGACCATGATTTTGCACAACGAACACCTGAAAGAGCAATTGGGTTTGTTGGCCAAATCTTTCCGTACGTTGGGGAACAAATACATCGACGTGGTCAAAATGGGACGAACCGAACTTCAGGATGCGGTGCCGATGACTGTTGGGCAGGAGTTTCATTCCTATGCTACGATGTTGGAATGGAACATTGCCAATCTAGATTTTGCTAATAAATCGTTGATGACTCTCAATATGGGTGGTACTGCAATTGGTACAGGTCTGAATGCTCCCAAAGGATATGATATTGCCGTTATCAAACATTTGAAGCAAATTACGGGTTTAGAGTTTGTCAACAGTGACGATATGATTGCTGCAACCTCAAGTTTACATGGATTTGTGGTGTATTCATCGGCATTGAAAACATTGGCCACGACTTTGTCCAAAATTTCCAATGATCTGATTCTACTTTCCTCCGGGCCAAGAAATGGTTTGTATGAAATCAATCTTCCGGCAAGACAACCGGGTTCTTCTATCATGCCGGGCAAGGTAAATCCCGTGATGCCGGAATTGATGGCTTTGGTCAGTTATCGGGTTATAGGCAATGATGTGACGGTGAATATTGCTGCTTCAGATGGCGATTTGCAATTGAATGCCTACGAGCCAGTGGCAGGTCTCGCCATTTTCGAATCACAAAAATTATTGACGAATACGATGAAGGCCTTCCGCGTTCAGTGCATAGACGGAATCACGATTAATGAAAAAGTGGATGCCCACAATTTGGAAACAACCATCGGAATTGTGACGGCATTAAATCCTAAATTAGGACACCACGTTGGCGATGAATTGGCCAAGGAAGCCCAAGCTACGGGCAAGGGAATCATAGAATTGGTTCGTGAGAAAAAATTGCTTACCGAAGATGAAATCAAAGAAATCCTTTCACCGGCTAATATGACCGGATTGGATAAATCTAAATACCAAAACAAATAA
- a CDS encoding anaerobic C4-dicarboxylate transporter family protein, with protein MFWIEFAVLLTMILIGAQMKGIGLGVMGMVGLFLFLFVFKMKPTDPPLDVMLIIMAIVTTAATLQASGGLDYLVQLAEKIIRSNPSNITFIAPFTVYFLCLFAGTAHIVYSLLPIISEVSAKKRIRPERPLSISVIASHLALTGSPMSAATAALVVVLAYPGALMDIMMICIPACIIGLLIGCFSVYKYGVELSEDPIFIEKMKDPEFAKSMDMEEGSGEKTLKKGAKTSVLIFTCAIILIVVAGAFPNLIPSFEPGAKSLAVGADGSLSMVTIISVITLTASAAMMLITKTSTADVTKASLFTSMASAVVSVFGVVWMSSTFMHSNNELIQKALGGIVAEYPWTFAIAVFIMGVLMFSQAATTKTMMPLGIALGLPHSALIAIFPAVNSDFVLPGYPTLLAAINFDRTGSTRIGKYVINHSFNLPGVVAIGVAIAVGFLLGSFLL; from the coding sequence ATGTTTTGGATAGAATTTGCCGTTCTTTTGACAATGATCCTTATTGGGGCTCAAATGAAAGGAATCGGGTTGGGTGTTATGGGGATGGTGGGGTTGTTTCTTTTTCTTTTTGTATTCAAGATGAAACCTACAGATCCCCCTCTTGACGTGATGTTGATTATTATGGCCATTGTGACAACTGCAGCAACCTTACAGGCATCTGGAGGATTGGATTATTTAGTTCAGTTGGCAGAGAAAATAATCAGGAGCAATCCGTCAAACATTACGTTTATTGCTCCGTTTACGGTTTATTTTTTATGTCTTTTTGCAGGGACAGCACATATCGTTTATTCTTTGTTGCCTATTATTTCCGAAGTTTCAGCCAAAAAAAGAATCCGTCCTGAAAGGCCATTGAGTATTTCAGTTATTGCCTCTCATCTGGCTCTTACAGGAAGTCCTATGAGTGCGGCTACAGCTGCCTTGGTGGTTGTTTTGGCTTATCCGGGAGCATTGATGGACATTATGATGATTTGTATTCCGGCTTGTATCATTGGTTTGCTTATTGGTTGTTTTTCCGTTTATAAATATGGCGTTGAATTAAGCGAGGATCCTATTTTTATAGAAAAAATGAAAGACCCTGAATTTGCCAAAAGTATGGATATGGAAGAAGGCAGTGGGGAAAAAACATTGAAGAAGGGGGCTAAAACATCGGTTTTGATTTTTACTTGTGCTATCATATTAATTGTTGTTGCAGGAGCTTTTCCGAATCTAATTCCCAGTTTTGAACCAGGAGCCAAAAGCCTTGCAGTTGGAGCCGATGGTTCATTGTCTATGGTGACCATAATCAGTGTGATAACGCTCACTGCCTCTGCTGCCATGATGTTGATAACCAAAACTAGTACTGCAGATGTGACCAAAGCCAGTTTATTTACCTCTATGGCTTCTGCGGTAGTTTCGGTGTTTGGTGTGGTTTGGATGAGTTCCACTTTTATGCATTCCAATAATGAATTAATTCAGAAAGCTTTGGGAGGAATTGTTGCCGAATATCCTTGGACTTTTGCCATAGCAGTATTCATTATGGGAGTGTTGATGTTTAGTCAGGCGGCCACTACTAAAACCATGATGCCTTTAGGAATTGCATTGGGACTTCCGCATTCGGCTTTGATAGCTATATTTCCGGCCGTAAACAGTGATTTTGTATTACCGGGTTACCCTACTTTGTTGGCTGCGATAAATTTTGACCGAACAGGAAGTACTAGAATTGGTAAATATGTGATTAATCATAGTTTTAATTTACCGGGTGTAGTTGCTATTGGTGTGGCAATTGCAGTTGGTTTTTTATTGGGATCATTTTTATTGTAA
- the aspT gene encoding aspartate-alanine antiporter, which produces MEKIAHILQQHPELAVFLTLSLGFALGHIKIGTFKIGVVLGTLFAGVLIGQLNIQIPPIVKTIFFDFFLFATGYKVGPQFFQGLRKNAFPQLMLTIVICVSCLLIAFGISMFLNYDTGTAAGLLAGAFSESTLIGTASEAIHQLPISEMEKTRLVNHIPVAYSLTYLIGATSFVFFLTSIAPKLLGINLVVESEKLSKTLTGETEHEPGIQSAYQRWIIRAYEITNEKWIGLTISEFEKKNKDLRLVIQRMRHNEELIEPSPKAIIHKGDILVIMAQHGIILNSLSNIGPEVLDEELLKFPLAHMDITITNKEISGKTIRSLRNRFGNGLMLDKITREYQEIPFNLDTVLQRGDVLKVTGKMVLIEKAAKEIGYLDRLSSATDIVFLGLGIVLGGLFGLLSVTVFGISITLTTSGGALVMGLIFGWLHSRTPIFGSIPEPALWIFDNVGLATFIGLVGMAAGPSFISGLQEMGFSIVISGFIVAVVPHVIGLFFGRYILKMNPIILLGAQTGAGTSTIGLKAIQDASASKFPVLGYTIPYALGNILLTAWGPILVSMMN; this is translated from the coding sequence ATGGAAAAAATTGCACATATTTTACAACAACATCCTGAGTTGGCTGTTTTTTTGACATTGTCATTGGGTTTTGCTTTAGGGCATATAAAAATCGGTACTTTTAAAATTGGGGTCGTTTTGGGAACTTTGTTCGCCGGCGTACTCATAGGACAATTGAACATACAAATTCCCCCAATTGTCAAAACTATTTTCTTTGATTTCTTTCTTTTTGCTACAGGTTATAAAGTAGGGCCTCAATTTTTTCAGGGATTAAGGAAAAATGCTTTCCCACAATTAATGCTGACAATTGTAATCTGTGTTTCTTGTTTGTTGATTGCTTTCGGAATATCCATGTTTTTGAATTATGATACGGGTACGGCAGCAGGACTTTTGGCAGGGGCATTTTCGGAGTCAACACTTATAGGAACCGCTTCCGAAGCCATTCATCAATTACCGATTTCCGAAATGGAGAAAACAAGATTAGTCAACCACATACCCGTTGCTTATTCTCTTACTTATCTTATAGGAGCAACTTCATTTGTTTTTTTTCTGACATCGATTGCGCCAAAATTGTTGGGAATTAATTTAGTTGTAGAAAGTGAAAAACTTAGTAAAACATTGACAGGCGAAACCGAACATGAACCGGGCATACAATCTGCTTATCAACGATGGATTATCAGGGCATACGAAATAACCAATGAAAAATGGATTGGTCTTACTATTTCAGAATTTGAAAAAAAGAATAAGGATTTAAGATTGGTTATCCAGAGAATGAGACATAACGAAGAGTTGATTGAACCTTCGCCCAAAGCGATTATTCATAAAGGTGATATATTGGTTATAATGGCACAACATGGTATTATCTTAAACAGTCTTTCTAATATTGGCCCTGAAGTTTTAGATGAAGAATTACTGAAATTTCCATTAGCTCATATGGATATTACCATTACAAATAAAGAAATTTCAGGTAAAACAATTAGGAGTTTACGCAATCGTTTTGGTAATGGGTTAATGTTAGACAAGATTACTAGAGAATATCAGGAGATACCATTTAACTTAGATACTGTTCTGCAAAGGGGCGACGTTTTGAAAGTTACAGGCAAAATGGTTTTAATAGAAAAAGCAGCAAAAGAAATAGGGTATTTGGACAGATTAAGTTCAGCAACCGATATTGTTTTTTTGGGGCTTGGAATTGTTTTGGGAGGGCTGTTTGGTTTGCTTTCGGTTACGGTTTTTGGAATATCGATTACGTTAACCACGAGTGGCGGCGCATTGGTCATGGGACTGATTTTTGGATGGTTGCACTCCAGAACACCGATATTTGGGAGTATTCCAGAGCCGGCCTTATGGATTTTTGACAATGTGGGATTGGCGACTTTCATAGGTTTGGTGGGAATGGCGGCGGGGCCTAGTTTTATTTCCGGACTTCAGGAAATGGGATTTAGCATTGTGATTTCAGGTTTTATTGTGGCTGTTGTGCCTCATGTCATCGGATTATTTTTCGGGAGATATATTCTAAAAATGAACCCGATAATTTTATTGGGTGCCCAAACAGGAGCGGGAACTTCAACGATTGGACTAAAAGCAATTCAGGATGCCTCGGCTAGTAAATTTCCGGTTTTGGGATATACAATCCCTTATGCTTTGGGAAATATTCTCTTGACTGCTTGGGGACCTATTTTGGTTTCAATGATGAACTAA
- a CDS encoding type II asparaginase translates to MKKIAFLFLLSFATLQLQAQDKPKTAKTSPRIIILATGGTIAGSGESSTKAAYTAGKVPIDDLLNAVPQIHDYGKITGEQIASIGSQDMNVVTWLKLSKRINEIFKNNEADAVVVTHGTDTQEETAYFLDLTIMSDKPVVIVGAMRPSTAMSQDGNRNLLDAVMVAASPKSQGKGVIVAMDEKVFDARDVTKTSSTNLETFQSRNFGPIGLIYDGKVNYYYQSLRNPSKKFDVTKLTSLPQVEIVYGYADASPQSVTGILGSEVKGIVYAGMGNGNFGEPVGKALAEASKKGIVVCRSARAGSGRITLDNEVKDEELGFVVSDDLNPQKARVLLMLSLTETADRTKIQQNFFEY, encoded by the coding sequence ATGAAAAAAATTGCCTTTTTATTTTTATTGTCTTTTGCGACATTACAATTACAGGCGCAAGACAAACCGAAAACAGCCAAAACCTCTCCCAGAATCATAATTTTGGCTACCGGAGGTACTATCGCAGGTTCGGGAGAATCATCCACCAAAGCGGCTTACACAGCAGGAAAAGTGCCTATTGATGATTTGTTGAATGCGGTTCCCCAAATTCACGATTACGGAAAAATCACCGGAGAACAAATTGCTTCTATCGGAAGCCAAGATATGAATGTTGTTACTTGGTTAAAACTGTCCAAAAGAATAAACGAAATTTTCAAAAACAACGAAGCCGATGCGGTTGTCGTGACTCACGGAACAGATACCCAGGAAGAAACGGCTTATTTCTTGGATTTAACGATTATGTCCGATAAACCGGTGGTGATAGTTGGAGCTATGCGTCCATCAACGGCCATGAGTCAAGACGGTAACCGAAACCTATTGGATGCGGTAATGGTTGCGGCAAGTCCAAAAAGCCAAGGAAAAGGAGTGATCGTGGCTATGGATGAAAAGGTTTTTGACGCCAGAGACGTTACCAAGACCAGTTCGACAAATTTGGAAACTTTCCAGTCCCGTAATTTTGGTCCCATTGGTTTGATTTATGACGGAAAAGTGAATTACTACTACCAATCTTTGAGAAATCCTTCCAAAAAATTTGATGTTACTAAATTGACTTCTTTGCCTCAGGTAGAAATCGTTTATGGATATGCAGATGCTAGTCCACAATCAGTGACAGGAATACTAGGTTCGGAGGTGAAAGGCATCGTTTATGCCGGGATGGGAAATGGTAATTTTGGAGAACCGGTGGGTAAAGCACTTGCAGAAGCTTCAAAAAAAGGAATTGTCGTTTGTCGTTCTGCCAGAGCAGGCTCAGGAAGAATTACTTTAGATAATGAAGTGAAAGACGAGGAGTTGGGTTTTGTGGTGTCGGACGATTTGAATCCTCAAAAAGCCAGGGTTTTATTGATGTTGTCTTTGACAGAAACGGCTGATAGAACCAAAATTCAGCAAAATTTCTTTGAATATTAA